The following proteins come from a genomic window of Phycisphaeraceae bacterium:
- a CDS encoding flagellar hook-basal body complex protein, whose product MGLTTALYTGLSGVNANSHLINITGNNIANVNTTAYKASRADFQTEISNTLTRGSGPSATQGGTNSIQIGLGSRPSSITRNYTGGSIQPTGVATELAIEGDGFFEVKNNGEIRFTRSGAFKLDRDFNLVNGQGARVQGYGIDTDYNIISGTRGDMRIPLGNLSLTQMTSWVNFSGNLNSSGPVAANGSVITSNVFYSDAAGTIPAVATDSLTSLYKAGSGTPVFAAGDVITVSGAIKGTATLPPKTFEVGATNTTNSDANGTDLQSFMDFIGGSLGIDTSVPLTTAGVTAVGGAIRVEGNTGEVNDLKLDGVNIIVNAASTPSLPVSFTKSQDADGESVRTTFVAYDSLGTPMTLDLSVVLESRSNAGTVWRFYAQSANDSDVSRAVGTGTMSFNNTGVITGSSGNVISIDRDNTGAVTPQQITLNLENSTGNISAQTDANSNIAAISQDGTARGVLTDFSVASDGTVIGIFSNSQTRHLGQVVLANFSNPTGLMEVGSNLYASTAASGNAQVGMAGENGTGSLIGGALEGSNVDLSQEFINLITATTGFSANSRVLTTSDRLIQELLSTIR is encoded by the coding sequence ATGGGTCTTACAACTGCTCTCTACACCGGCCTGAGCGGAGTGAACGCTAACTCACACCTCATCAATATCACCGGTAATAACATCGCCAACGTCAATACGACGGCGTACAAGGCAAGCCGGGCGGACTTTCAGACGGAAATCTCCAATACCCTCACTCGTGGATCGGGGCCGTCGGCGACACAAGGCGGCACCAACTCGATTCAGATCGGCCTCGGCTCACGACCCAGCTCGATCACTCGTAATTACACCGGCGGCTCGATCCAGCCCACTGGCGTCGCCACCGAGCTGGCGATCGAGGGTGACGGCTTTTTCGAGGTGAAGAACAACGGTGAGATTCGTTTCACGCGATCAGGAGCATTCAAGCTCGATCGTGACTTCAACCTCGTCAACGGTCAGGGTGCCAGAGTGCAGGGCTACGGCATCGACACTGATTACAACATCATCTCCGGTACGCGCGGCGACATGCGCATTCCCCTGGGTAACCTCAGCCTCACTCAGATGACATCGTGGGTGAACTTCTCAGGAAACCTTAATTCGTCAGGTCCTGTTGCCGCCAATGGCAGCGTGATTACCAGCAATGTTTTTTATTCCGACGCAGCCGGCACGATTCCTGCGGTGGCGACCGATTCGCTGACGAGTCTTTACAAGGCTGGCAGCGGTACGCCGGTGTTTGCGGCAGGCGACGTGATTACGGTTTCCGGTGCGATCAAAGGCACCGCCACACTGCCTCCCAAGACCTTTGAAGTCGGCGCAACCAACACCACCAACAGTGACGCCAACGGCACGGATCTTCAGTCCTTCATGGATTTCATCGGGGGTTCGCTGGGCATTGACACATCGGTGCCTCTGACGACGGCTGGTGTGACAGCGGTGGGTGGGGCGATTCGCGTAGAAGGAAATACTGGCGAGGTGAATGACCTTAAGTTGGATGGAGTCAACATCATCGTTAATGCAGCTTCAACGCCATCGTTACCCGTTTCGTTCACCAAGAGTCAGGATGCCGATGGTGAGTCGGTGCGAACAACGTTCGTTGCGTATGACAGCCTTGGCACCCCGATGACGCTGGACCTGAGTGTTGTGCTAGAGTCGCGAAGCAACGCCGGCACGGTCTGGCGTTTTTATGCACAGAGTGCTAATGACTCCGACGTTTCCAGAGCAGTCGGAACGGGAACCATGTCATTCAACAACACCGGCGTCATTACCGGATCGTCGGGAAATGTGATTTCCATCGATCGTGACAACACCGGTGCGGTTACGCCGCAGCAGATCACACTCAACCTTGAAAATTCAACGGGTAACATCTCCGCGCAGACCGACGCCAACAGCAATATCGCCGCCATCAGTCAAGATGGAACCGCCCGTGGAGTGTTGACCGATTTTTCGGTCGCATCCGATGGAACTGTCATCGGCATCTTTTCCAACAGCCAGACACGGCATCTGGGCCAGGTGGTACTGGCGAACTTTTCCAACCCGACCGGTCTGATGGAAGTCGGCAGCAACCTCTATGCGAGTACTGCCGCCAGTGGTAATGCCCAGGTGGGTATGGCAGGTGAAAACGGCACTGGGTCGCTCATCGGCGGGGCCCTCGAAGGCTCCAACGTGGACCTTTCACAGGAATTCATCAACCTGATCACAGCCACCACCGGTTTTAGTGCCAACTCCCGCGTGCTTACGACCAGCGATCGACTCATCCAGGAACTGCTGTCAACGATCCGATAA